The Lactuca sativa cultivar Salinas chromosome 2, Lsat_Salinas_v11, whole genome shotgun sequence genome includes the window GAATACGGCATCCCCATTTGCTGATTCTTATCGGTGCGTGTGTGGATCATGGTTGCTTAGTTTATGAATACATGGAAAACGGGAGCTTAGACGAGAGATTATTTCGCAAAAACAACACGCCTCCAATCCCGTGGTTCGATAGGTTCCGAATCGCATGGGAAATAGCATCAGCCCTAGTTTTCCTTCACAACGCAAAGCCAAAATCGATTGTTCATCGTGACCTAAAACCAGCAAACATATTACTCGATAGAAATCTCGTGAGCAAGATCGGTGATGTTGGTCTCTCCACAATGCTTCAATCAGACTCATGTTCCACAAGCACTGTGTACAAGGACACGGGACCCGCGGGAACGTTTTGTTACATCGATCCAGAGTATCAACGAACGGGACTCGTTTCTCCAAAATCAGACGTTTATGCTTTGGGTATGGTGATTTTGCAGCTGCTGACAGCCAAACCGGCGATAGGGATAACAGATGCTGTGGAAACTGCTATTGAAGATGATGAGTTAGCGATGGTGCTAGATCCTGAAGCTGGTGAGTGGCCGATTGATGAGGCAAAAGAGTTGGCCGTTTTAGGGTTGAGTTGCACTGAAATTCGCCGGAAAGATAGGCCGGATTTGAAGAATACTGTCCTTCCTGTATTGGAAAGACTGAAAGCCGTCACCGGTGAAGCTCAAAGGATCGCATCCATGACAAGTACCACCCCTCCGAACCATTTCATATGCCCGATACTCAAGGTATGCTTGctttttgaaaattaaaaggatgagtaaattacagttttggtccttCTACTATATCATTGTTTAAACAGGGTATAGAAATTTGATTTTTTGTTCTTCTTTGCCCTTAAATAACTTTGTTTTCATGCAGGATGTTATGGTTGATCCTTGTGTTGCTGCTGATGGTTACACTTATGATCGCAGGGCCATGGAGAAATGGCTGGAGGCGAGTGATACTTCCCCCATGACCAATTTACCATTACCGAGTAGAAGCTTAACACCAAATTACACACTTCTTTCTGCAATAATGGAATGGAAATCAAGTAAACAACGATTTGAGTAAGTATTTTTGGTGGAATCCCATTTTTTAGGATTGTTTAGTTTAGGTACATATATTTTTGTTTGAGTTAGATGCCATTTTGGGTCTTGATATATAGAACCTTGAGCTTAAAAAGCTTATATAAATgttataaatgtatatattttgaCTTCAAAACATGTACCAAATGCCGTGAATATAGTAAGTACATGATGAGCTTGTGACTGTAAAACATGATTCAAGGATAAGAAGCCAAAACGATGTGCTTGATATGTACAAGTATGTATCATGCAAATATGTATCGGGGCACGTATGTGTACAATCAAGAAAGTAATGTGAGTGagtttttttgagttttttttagtGCAAtaccgtttttaattgttttatgtgcataTGTTTGTTTTGATTTGGATGCTATGTTTTGAAAATCCTATATAATTGGTATGCATGCACATGTTTTTGGCTCCAAAATACTGCAAATACTACACCATTTGAGCCTGGGTTCTTGAACAAATATTATTATTGATATGTTCACACCCAAGGTTGGCTGTGGTACAACAACATTGTACTTTTTACAAGAAATAATGCATAATATAATTTGCTTAAACAAGATTGGTACTTTGTCTATTCATCATCATGAAAATATTATAAGTGTTATTATCTAAAATATGGAAGTGTAACGATTTAGCTTTCGTTGAGGCGACGACCCCTGCCACGAAAAGTTGCTCCATTTTGTGTAGTCACTGTGTTTGTTTCCCCCTCACGACTGTCCCTCGTTGTGGTCCCACCAACGCGATAACTTCTCCCTCGGAAAGCAACTCCGGTGGCCGGGTCCCTCTGAACCGGACTATTCATTTGGTATCCCTTACCCCAATACGCAACGAGCTTGTGGCTATAAAACAAGATTCAAGGATAACAACCCAAACATTGTGCATGATATGTACAAGTATGTAATAATGTATCTTACATATTTATGTATCAAGCGTAACTTAACTATGTGGCTGATAAGTTGATATCGGACATAATACATATCATAGTAGTTATGCCTGATACATACATtgtttccattttttttttctgcTACTTGAAGTTGCTAGAATTGAATGAAAAAAATGCAAAGGAGGATACACCCAAAGAGGAGTCTTGCAGAAATCTCTGCCACCAGCAAGAGGGTGAAGAACCGTCAAGAAGTAATATAAATGGCCAACACCAATTCCCAGTAAATCCGGCATCAATGGATTCCCAAACACTAAATCTAATGCAAGCATAGCCCAAGGTAAATAGAACCCCTACATTCTCGcattaaaaaaaaccattaaaccatcataatatattaaaagatctTCACAAATAAGAGAGAATCAAGATACCTTCAACTCTACGAGACCTTGAATGTTAATACGTGTGTTAGGGAGCTC containing:
- the LOC111889950 gene encoding derlin-1, which codes for MTTPKEYYNSLPPVAKTYATICFATTGAYQLGLYYPDTIALVYKDVFKQFQIWRLITNFFFLGPFSLPFAFHLLMILRYGVSLERGPFDKRTADYVWMFFFGSFSLLAMAAVPFLWSPFMGASLVFMIVYVWSRELPNTRINIQGLVELKGFYLPWAMLALDLVFGNPLMPDLLGIGVGHLYYFLTVLHPLAGGRDFCKTPLWVHKLVAYWGKGYQMNSPVQRDPATGVAFRGRSYRVGGTTTRDSREGETNTVTTQNGATFRGRGRRLNES